A section of the Diabrotica virgifera virgifera chromosome 8, PGI_DIABVI_V3a genome encodes:
- the LOC114334467 gene encoding uncharacterized protein LOC114334467 has translation MNSVIIILVGYLLSVGTCATTGCEINPFGSKTPLVVKYGTSSLIEPTPGYTTLSFTRNAAVEFACPGTQIIKNGTSLGDIVTATCKTGDVFNINGHTVHWSYLSCNNVINPTVREITRATDTNDPNNKCVDNVKKLQIIQIGFALSSDRFSEAMTVCFDSTTRLAIYTYFVLSKSINYRARNVANPSFSQDDIFYRMGRSVNAMYQSIQTTYNTLVGLEATSTQYVNTSIFPNRGHLAAKADFVYEPHQRASYRYVNAAPQWNTFNGGNWNQVETDVRNYANNKNVDLKVWTGVYGISSLPNSQTSELVDLYIYVNHQDKKHSPALPAPEVFWRLVYEPITQHCIVLVGHNNPYEEITSNSQKICKTDVAAKVTWLKWNKNNVRTGYSYACSCTDSKFKTLITVLPHLTIKGLLE, from the exons ATGAACTCTGTTATAATTATATTAGTTGGTTACTTACTATCTGTAGGAACATGTGCTACAACAG gGTGCGAAATAAACCCATTTGGTAGTAAAACTCCATTAGTAGTAAAATATGGTACTTCGTCTCTAATCGAACCCACACCTGGTTACACCACTCTTTCATTCACCAGAAACGCTGCAGTAGAGTTCGCATGTCCAGGAACTCAAATCATCAAGAACGGTACATCATTAGGAGACATTGTAACAGCTACATGTAAAACAGGCGATGTCTTTAACATCAATGGCCACACCGTACATTGGTCCTATTTGTCTTGTAATAACGTAATTAATCCCACAGTTAGAGAAATTACTAGAGCAACAGACACAAATGATCCAAACAATAAATGTGTTGATAATGTTAAAAAATTACAAATCATTCAAATTGGGTTTGCACTAAGTTCTGACCGTTTCAGTGAAGCCATGACTGTTTGTTTCGATAGTACTACTAGGCTTGCAATATACACCTATTTTGTTCTGTCAAAATCTATAAATTATAGGGCTCGAAACGTTGCCAACCCTTCCTTTTCGCAGGATGATATTTTTTATAGAATGGGGAGGTCTGTGAATGCGATGTACCAAAGTATCCAGACTACTTATAATACCCTCGTTGGATTAGAGGCTACGTCCACTCAGTATGTTAATACAAGTATTTTTCCAAATAGAGGACATTTGGCTGCCAAAGCTGATTTTGTGTATGAACCACATCAAAGAGCGTCGTATAG ATATGTCAATGCAGCTCCCCAATGGAACACTTTTAATGGAGGTAACTGGAACCAAGTAGAAACTGACGTAAGAAATTATGCCAACAACAAAAACGTTGACTTAAAAGTTTGGACAGGAGTTTATGGAATTTCCAGCCTTCCCAACTCTCAAACTTCCGAACTTGTAGATCTCTATATCTACGTTAACCATCAAGACAAAAAGCATTCTCCTGCCCTTCCAGCACCAGAAGTATTTTGGAGACTAGTATATGAACCAATAACTCAACATTGTATTGTTCTGGTTGGGCATAATAATCCATACGAAGAAATAACAAGTAATAGTCAAAAAATTTGCAAGACTGATGTAGCAGCAAAAGTTACTTGGCTTAAATGGAACAAGAATAATGTCAGAACTGGATATTCGTATGCTTGTAGTTGTACAGATAGCAAATTCAAGACTCTTATAACCGTTTTGCCTCATCTTACGATAAAGGGATTATTAgagtaa